One part of the Arthrobacter tumbae genome encodes these proteins:
- a CDS encoding NUDIX hydrolase, with the protein MNALSANVSERHVQPPSLAISTVIFALRPSESSGRPTLWLPLVRRIRQPYLGQWALPGGPLAHSESLQDAASRNLLETTGLAPRYLEQLYAFGGLDRSVGQRLVSIVYWALVQPDEAALTRESENVQWFRADRLEFLAFDHNDIVDYSLWRLRNKMGYGSIAYHLLGERFTLAQVREVYEAVLDKELDPANFRRQLRATPHIEATDEYLTGTRHRPPRLYRYAGPVPDGSVRQPLPAQSP; encoded by the coding sequence ATGAATGCACTGTCAGCGAACGTATCCGAGAGACACGTGCAGCCGCCGTCACTGGCGATCTCCACGGTCATCTTTGCACTGCGCCCGAGTGAGTCCTCGGGCCGGCCCACCCTGTGGCTACCGCTCGTGAGACGGATTCGCCAGCCATACCTGGGCCAGTGGGCGCTGCCGGGCGGGCCATTGGCGCACTCGGAATCTCTTCAGGACGCGGCGTCGCGCAACCTCCTCGAGACCACCGGACTTGCGCCCCGCTATCTGGAGCAGCTGTACGCCTTTGGCGGCCTGGACCGTTCTGTGGGGCAACGTTTGGTGTCGATCGTGTACTGGGCCCTGGTTCAGCCGGACGAGGCAGCGTTGACGCGCGAATCCGAGAACGTGCAGTGGTTCCGCGCAGACCGGTTGGAGTTCCTCGCGTTCGACCATAACGACATCGTCGACTACTCGCTCTGGCGGCTGCGCAACAAGATGGGATACGGCTCGATTGCCTACCACCTCCTGGGGGAACGCTTCACACTTGCGCAGGTCCGCGAGGTGTACGAGGCGGTACTCGACAAGGAACTGGACCCCGCCAACTTCCGTCGGCAGCTTCGCGCAACTCCCCATATCGAGGCCACCGATGAGTACCTCACGGGCACACGGCACCGGCCGCCGCGGCTCTATCGCTATGCCGGGCCGGTCCCGGACGGCAGCGTCCGGCAGCCCCTGCCAGCGCAATCACCGTGA
- the nadB gene encoding L-aspartate oxidase: protein MTTALVIGSGIAGLYTALELRRRSDIQVTVLAKGALAQSNTWYAQGGIAAVLPGRDQVGQLPPGPDPDSIESHVTDTLAAGAGHSDGRAARILCSEASAQIGRLVDLGTLFDRAPDGGFAVGREAAHTAARILHIGGDATGAGIAAPLIRAAQADPGISVWEHAFAADLVRENGKVSGAVVVRDGHQRVVSADSVVLATGGAGGLFAHSTNPSVATGDGVAAAWRAGAAVADLEFFQFHPTALNVAGHPLISEAVRGEGAVLRDASGRRFMADYHPAGELAPRDVVSRSIALHLARTGGEEVFLDATKLGADFLIRRFPTLNAVTAQAGFDWARNPLPVVPAAHYWMGGVWTDTAGRTSVPGLYGVGEVARTGVHGANRLASNSLLEGLVFGARAAEAIVAERAPWPTVDADTLSLAPGPVRAARADMQRVMSDHVSILREDAGLRIASKQLAEWHSNGSSVAERETANLLLGSRLLAASALARTESRGAHYRADFPGTSARKGSPIILRRAL, encoded by the coding sequence GTGACTACCGCCCTGGTGATCGGCAGCGGCATCGCGGGGCTGTATACGGCGCTTGAATTGCGCCGGCGGTCGGACATCCAGGTCACGGTTCTGGCCAAGGGTGCGCTTGCCCAGAGCAACACCTGGTACGCACAGGGCGGCATTGCGGCAGTACTTCCCGGGCGGGACCAGGTGGGTCAACTCCCCCCGGGTCCGGATCCCGACAGCATCGAGTCGCATGTGACTGACACCCTTGCTGCGGGTGCCGGGCACTCCGACGGACGGGCCGCGCGCATTCTCTGTTCCGAGGCATCCGCTCAGATAGGAAGGCTGGTCGACCTCGGAACGCTCTTCGACCGGGCTCCGGATGGAGGCTTTGCAGTCGGCCGGGAAGCCGCGCACACGGCCGCGCGGATTCTGCATATCGGCGGTGATGCCACGGGCGCGGGAATCGCTGCTCCGCTCATCCGTGCCGCTCAGGCGGATCCCGGCATCAGCGTGTGGGAACACGCTTTCGCCGCCGACCTCGTGAGGGAAAACGGGAAGGTGAGCGGCGCCGTCGTCGTACGTGACGGTCACCAGCGGGTGGTTTCGGCTGACTCCGTTGTGCTTGCGACAGGTGGTGCGGGAGGGCTTTTCGCGCACAGCACCAATCCGTCCGTGGCCACCGGTGACGGCGTCGCTGCAGCCTGGCGGGCGGGTGCGGCGGTGGCCGACCTCGAGTTTTTCCAGTTCCACCCGACAGCGCTGAACGTCGCCGGGCATCCGCTCATTTCCGAGGCGGTGCGTGGGGAAGGCGCGGTGCTGAGGGACGCCTCCGGGCGCCGGTTCATGGCTGATTATCATCCTGCCGGTGAGCTGGCGCCGCGGGATGTCGTTTCCCGCAGCATTGCACTGCATCTCGCGCGGACGGGAGGGGAAGAAGTATTCCTCGATGCGACGAAGCTTGGTGCGGACTTCCTCATACGGCGGTTTCCCACGTTGAACGCTGTGACTGCGCAGGCAGGGTTCGACTGGGCACGGAATCCCCTGCCGGTTGTCCCTGCTGCCCACTACTGGATGGGCGGCGTGTGGACGGATACCGCCGGACGGACGTCCGTGCCCGGACTGTACGGCGTCGGGGAGGTTGCCCGAACCGGGGTACACGGGGCCAACCGGTTGGCGTCCAACTCCCTGCTGGAGGGGCTGGTATTCGGCGCGCGGGCTGCGGAAGCGATCGTTGCAGAACGCGCACCGTGGCCGACTGTCGACGCCGACACGCTGAGCCTGGCGCCTGGTCCGGTGCGCGCCGCCCGTGCCGACATGCAGCGGGTGATGTCCGACCACGTCTCCATCCTGCGTGAGGATGCGGGGCTCCGCATCGCCTCGAAGCAACTCGCCGAGTGGCATTCGAACGGATCCTCCGTCGCCGAGCGGGAGACCGCGAACCTGCTGCTCGGTTCCAGGCTCCTCGCAGCGTCAGCGCTGGCACGCACAGAGTCACGTGGAGCGCACTACCGAGCCGATTTTCCCGGCACGTCCGCCCGGAAGGGCAGCCCCATCATCCTGAGGAGAGCCCTGTGA
- a CDS encoding alpha/beta fold hydrolase, with amino-acid sequence MKRFIDTSLGSVAVRIRPASSSTRIPPDSPPWVLLHGASGSWRTFRELARNGALPDTGDLVIIDLPGWGNSPGSRLPFTVEQQSSAVVEVLRALGYRSWYLFGHSMGAVLALDIAASHPEETHAVVALSPTALTAVAALNHPLRHPAMAPLLGMCGLMFILRALGRSAPALLRTVERAGLLRLVLRPFFAHPSVLPRQVFADLALDARPASFLAAAHALRKYDAGTWHSISAPTVLVRGNKDIFTPPDELRALAALIPHAHRVVLDDTGHFAHIEDATGTAGLMTALRAASQTLDALD; translated from the coding sequence ATGAAGCGTTTTATCGACACGTCCCTGGGATCAGTCGCGGTGCGCATACGCCCGGCTAGTTCCAGCACTCGAATTCCACCGGATAGCCCGCCGTGGGTCCTCCTGCATGGCGCTTCGGGTTCCTGGCGTACTTTCCGCGAACTGGCACGCAACGGAGCCCTGCCGGACACGGGTGATCTGGTCATCATCGACCTGCCGGGCTGGGGCAACTCCCCCGGCAGCCGTCTGCCCTTCACGGTTGAGCAGCAGAGCAGCGCCGTCGTCGAAGTACTGAGGGCCCTCGGCTACCGGTCCTGGTACCTCTTCGGGCATTCGATGGGAGCAGTTCTCGCGCTGGACATTGCGGCGTCGCATCCGGAAGAAACTCACGCCGTCGTTGCTCTCTCCCCCACCGCACTGACAGCCGTCGCGGCGCTGAACCACCCGCTCCGCCATCCAGCCATGGCACCGCTTCTCGGGATGTGCGGGCTCATGTTCATTCTGCGGGCGCTCGGACGATCCGCTCCAGCTCTGTTGCGCACCGTGGAGCGCGCGGGACTGCTCCGGCTCGTCCTTCGCCCTTTCTTCGCTCATCCTTCCGTCCTGCCGCGCCAGGTGTTCGCCGACCTGGCGCTCGATGCACGGCCGGCATCCTTCCTGGCTGCAGCACATGCCCTGAGAAAGTACGACGCCGGCACCTGGCACTCGATCAGCGCCCCCACAGTTCTGGTTAGAGGCAACAAGGACATCTTCACACCGCCGGACGAACTGCGTGCCCTTGCTGCCCTCATCCCACATGCTCACCGTGTGGTGCTGGACGACACCGGACACTTCGCGCATATCGAAGATGCAACCGGAACGGCCGGGTTGATGACGGCGCTACGTGCGGCTTCCCAAACCCTGGATGCTCTTGACTGA
- a CDS encoding alpha/beta fold hydrolase, translating to MGRHSDHLVEGTNPGLNVAIHDPAGPSALRPVLLLHGFASSARLNWEDSGWVRALTAAGRKVIVLDLPGHGASSAPEEMDSYSPSRIRADLLQVLLDAHVHPLTEDQPGSGVDIIGYSLGSRLAWEFGATQPELVHRMVLGGPGTGDPLAAFDLDAAQRFLTDGTPIPDESTNSLLRMARLIPTNDVFALLTMVEAIKREPFVPGDAVPHMPLLLVAGDGDERARTLPELAELSSQAEILWLPGRTHTNAVTSRTFKSAAINFLAA from the coding sequence ATGGGACGTCACAGCGATCATCTGGTCGAGGGAACAAACCCGGGGTTGAACGTCGCCATCCACGATCCTGCCGGTCCGTCGGCACTACGCCCTGTCCTACTCCTCCACGGATTCGCCTCCTCGGCCAGGCTCAACTGGGAAGATTCCGGATGGGTTCGCGCACTCACGGCCGCCGGCCGCAAAGTCATCGTCCTGGACCTTCCTGGCCACGGAGCAAGCTCAGCTCCCGAAGAAATGGACTCCTACTCCCCCAGCCGCATCCGCGCGGACCTCCTCCAGGTTCTGCTGGATGCGCACGTCCACCCCCTCACGGAAGACCAGCCGGGCAGTGGCGTTGACATCATCGGGTACTCGCTCGGTTCCCGCCTTGCCTGGGAATTCGGTGCCACGCAGCCGGAACTGGTCCACCGCATGGTGCTGGGCGGACCCGGAACCGGTGACCCACTGGCGGCCTTCGACCTCGACGCCGCGCAACGCTTCCTGACCGACGGAACTCCCATTCCGGACGAGTCGACCAATAGTCTGCTTCGGATGGCCCGACTCATTCCGACAAACGACGTTTTTGCCCTGCTCACCATGGTTGAGGCAATCAAGCGCGAACCTTTCGTGCCGGGTGACGCGGTGCCTCACATGCCCCTGCTCCTGGTGGCTGGAGACGGGGACGAGCGGGCGCGCACCCTCCCGGAACTGGCGGAACTGAGCAGCCAGGCAGAGATACTTTGGCTTCCTGGACGCACCCATACCAACGCAGTAACTTCCCGGACGTTCAAGAGCGCAGCCATCAACTTCCTCGCTGCGTAA
- a CDS encoding cysteine desulfurase family protein has protein sequence MIYLDAAATTPVRREVLEAMWPLLTTDYGNPSSSHTVGESAARALDYARRLVARELNCKPNDVVFTSGGTEADNLAIKGISLARPKAKHIVASAIEHPAVLETLDYLQRFHGFRITLLPVTAEGLVEEGTLRASLTEETTLCTIMYANNEVGTVQSIPALASICREQGVSFHTDAVQAAGWLSLNTAELGVDALSISGHKLGAPKGCGVLFVRSRLPLEPLVHGGGQERGKRSGTENVAGAVAMATALQLAQQERTENTAGSVARRDHLISAVLNGVESALLTGHREQRLPNVASFCFPGANGEAILLELERAGVVSSSGSACAAGASEPSAVLLALGLEPDVAQTALRLSWTAATSDAEIALAARAVVSSVKSIQGLGSRT, from the coding sequence GTGATTTACCTCGATGCTGCGGCCACCACACCGGTTCGCCGGGAGGTGCTTGAAGCGATGTGGCCGCTGCTCACCACCGACTATGGCAATCCTTCGAGTTCCCATACGGTCGGTGAATCGGCCGCGCGCGCTCTCGACTACGCACGCCGGCTGGTGGCCAGGGAACTCAACTGCAAACCGAACGACGTCGTCTTCACCTCGGGCGGTACCGAAGCGGACAATCTGGCGATCAAGGGCATTTCCCTGGCCCGTCCCAAGGCCAAACATATTGTTGCGTCGGCGATCGAACATCCCGCCGTTCTCGAAACGCTGGACTATCTGCAGCGGTTCCACGGCTTCCGGATCACCCTTCTTCCCGTGACGGCGGAGGGCCTGGTGGAGGAAGGGACTCTCCGCGCTTCGCTCACGGAAGAGACCACGCTGTGCACGATCATGTACGCGAACAACGAGGTGGGCACAGTGCAGTCAATTCCTGCGTTGGCGTCGATCTGCCGGGAGCAGGGGGTTTCCTTTCACACCGATGCAGTGCAGGCTGCGGGATGGCTGTCGCTGAACACCGCGGAGCTCGGTGTGGACGCCCTGAGCATTTCAGGTCATAAGCTCGGTGCGCCGAAGGGCTGTGGCGTCCTTTTTGTTCGCTCCCGTCTTCCGCTGGAGCCCCTCGTTCATGGAGGCGGGCAGGAGCGGGGGAAGCGGTCAGGTACCGAGAACGTGGCGGGCGCGGTGGCCATGGCGACTGCGTTGCAGCTCGCTCAGCAGGAGCGTACGGAAAATACCGCGGGGTCGGTGGCCCGGCGTGATCATCTGATCAGCGCAGTGCTCAATGGCGTCGAGAGTGCCCTCCTGACCGGTCATCGGGAGCAACGGCTGCCGAATGTCGCCTCGTTTTGTTTTCCAGGTGCCAACGGTGAGGCGATCCTGCTTGAACTCGAGCGCGCCGGCGTCGTGTCCTCAAGTGGTTCGGCCTGTGCGGCGGGTGCCAGTGAACCCTCGGCGGTTTTGCTTGCACTGGGCCTGGAACCCGATGTCGCGCAGACAGCACTGCGGCTATCGTGGACGGCCGCAACGAGTGATGCCGAGATTGCGCTCGCCGCCCGTGCGGTTGTCTCTTCAGTCAAGAGCATCCAGGGTTTGGGAAGCCGCACGTAG
- the nadC gene encoding carboxylating nicotinate-nucleotide diphosphorylase, translating into MNFALVKPSAADVDRIVAAALAEDAPWGDITSQALIPEEAQAEAVVMAREPGVFCGEQVIEAAMRLTDPRIRVTFSVRDGDAFVAGAALAAVSGPARSVLTAERVALNLAQRLSGIATLTGRYVAEVAGTGARVVDTRKTTPGLRILERLAVRCGGGTNHRFSLSDAVMAKDNHLAVLTQGGAIGLTEALRAARGRLPHTVHFEVEVDRLDQIEPVLAAGVDTIMLDNFSLEDLASGVKQVAGRALVEASGNVRLETIGAIAHTGVDIISSGALTHSVQALDLGLDIRIGTPVPAQGSGSSQSMLGGVR; encoded by the coding sequence GTGAACTTTGCCCTGGTCAAACCATCCGCGGCCGACGTCGACCGCATTGTTGCTGCCGCGCTCGCCGAAGACGCGCCATGGGGAGACATAACCTCCCAGGCACTCATTCCGGAAGAGGCACAGGCTGAAGCGGTCGTCATGGCGCGCGAACCCGGCGTCTTCTGCGGAGAGCAGGTCATCGAGGCCGCCATGCGTCTGACCGACCCTCGGATCCGGGTCACCTTCAGTGTGCGGGACGGTGACGCGTTCGTCGCCGGCGCTGCGCTGGCCGCAGTGTCCGGTCCCGCCCGGTCCGTCCTCACGGCTGAGCGGGTGGCACTGAATCTGGCGCAGCGGCTGAGCGGTATCGCTACGCTCACCGGACGCTATGTTGCGGAGGTTGCAGGGACAGGTGCGCGCGTCGTCGATACCCGCAAGACCACTCCCGGACTTCGCATCCTGGAACGCCTGGCGGTGCGCTGCGGCGGAGGGACCAATCATCGCTTCAGCCTGTCCGATGCAGTGATGGCCAAGGACAACCACCTTGCGGTACTGACCCAGGGCGGTGCAATCGGCCTGACGGAGGCACTCCGGGCCGCGCGGGGCCGTTTGCCGCATACCGTCCATTTCGAGGTGGAGGTTGACCGGCTCGATCAGATCGAGCCGGTGCTGGCCGCGGGCGTCGACACGATCATGCTGGATAACTTCAGCCTTGAGGACCTGGCAAGCGGCGTGAAGCAGGTCGCGGGGCGCGCCCTGGTGGAGGCCAGCGGCAACGTCCGGCTGGAGACGATCGGCGCTATTGCGCACACCGGCGTCGATATCATCTCGTCCGGAGCGCTGACCCACAGCGTTCAGGCGTTGGATCTCGGGCTGGACATCCGTATCGGTACGCCTGTGCCTGCGCAGGGTTCCGGCTCCAGCCAAAGCATGTTGGGCGGCGTGCGGTGA
- a CDS encoding serine/threonine-protein kinase yields MDELLAERYQPIELIGTGGAASVFRALDRNLGRDVAVKVFNPTTSDDDDYRRQHTETLLLSTLNHPGLVTLHDAGLQDDGSGKTTSFLVMELVDGLDLRKLLKSGPLSSEHVAQLGADLADALAYIHSQGVIHRDVKPANILMYHSGEQDTRLYPKLTDFGIARMVDATHSTAHGATIGTANYLSPEQAEGTQVEPSSDIYSLGLVLLECLTGEKAFPGPVVEAAVARLLRDPDVPESLGTEWVNLLTRMTARDPRSRPDAHEVALALRVGSDTDNDGGMVLKRPAPSDTQADTPDVITGGVTTGNVHIPEPPSHAPSLG; encoded by the coding sequence GTGGATGAACTCCTGGCCGAGCGTTACCAACCCATTGAGTTGATTGGTACCGGCGGCGCAGCATCGGTGTTTCGGGCACTGGACCGAAACCTCGGCCGGGACGTGGCAGTCAAGGTTTTCAACCCCACCACCTCCGATGACGACGATTACCGGCGTCAGCATACGGAGACACTGCTGCTGTCCACGCTGAACCACCCCGGGCTGGTGACACTTCATGATGCCGGACTGCAGGATGACGGCAGCGGCAAGACCACCAGCTTTCTCGTCATGGAACTGGTGGACGGACTGGACCTGCGCAAGCTTTTGAAGAGCGGTCCGCTGTCTTCCGAGCACGTGGCCCAACTGGGTGCGGATCTCGCAGATGCGCTGGCCTACATTCACTCCCAGGGTGTCATTCACCGTGACGTGAAGCCGGCAAACATTCTGATGTATCACTCCGGGGAACAGGACACACGGCTCTACCCCAAGCTGACCGACTTCGGGATTGCCCGCATGGTGGATGCAACCCACTCCACCGCACATGGTGCCACCATCGGCACGGCCAACTACCTCAGCCCGGAGCAGGCCGAGGGCACGCAGGTGGAACCCAGCAGCGACATTTACTCGCTTGGTCTCGTGCTTCTGGAATGCCTGACCGGGGAGAAGGCGTTTCCTGGCCCCGTCGTCGAGGCTGCCGTGGCCCGCCTCCTACGGGACCCGGACGTTCCTGAATCCCTCGGCACTGAGTGGGTCAACCTCCTCACCCGCATGACCGCCAGGGATCCGCGGTCGCGCCCCGACGCGCATGAGGTCGCGCTTGCGCTCCGTGTGGGAAGCGACACCGACAACGACGGCGGCATGGTACTCAAGCGGCCGGCGCCCAGCGACACTCAGGCAGATACACCCGACGTGATTACTGGCGGCGTCACCACCGGCAACGTTCACATCCCCGAACCGCCGTCCCACGCCCCTTCACTGGGTTAG
- the nadA gene encoding quinolinate synthase NadA, which yields MTSINTAIQLMSRQDAERSVAQGSSCSPDLARGPWEFDVPAGPGQGPDYGPGASMKDTAPVSTPRQGVLPEEYQLAGEAELEARILAAKEAMGERLVILGHFYQRDEVVRHADFVGDSFQLANAALTRPDAEAIVFCGVHFMAETADILSRPDQSVILPNLAAGCSMADMADADSVTDCWEQLEELFGTEPDDAGRQPVIPVTYMNSSAALKAFCGRYGGIVCTSSNAATVLEWAFERGQRVLFFPDQHLGRNTAKAMGVPLDQMPMWNPRKVLGGNTEQELLDSRVILWHGFCSVHKRFTVDQIEKARADYPGVRVIVHPECPMPVVDAADEAGSTDYIRKAIAAADPGTVFAVGTEINMVNRLAAEHPEHTIFCLDPVICPCSTMYRIHPGYLAWVLEGLVAGVVHNQIVVDSEVAEVARVALERMLAAKP from the coding sequence ATGACGAGCATTAATACCGCCATTCAGCTCATGTCCCGCCAGGACGCCGAGCGGTCTGTTGCCCAGGGGAGTAGCTGCAGTCCGGACCTCGCGAGGGGACCGTGGGAATTCGACGTTCCCGCCGGTCCCGGTCAGGGCCCGGACTATGGCCCCGGCGCTTCGATGAAAGACACGGCGCCGGTCTCGACGCCCCGGCAAGGGGTACTTCCCGAGGAATATCAGCTCGCCGGTGAGGCGGAGCTCGAAGCTCGGATCCTTGCAGCCAAGGAAGCGATGGGCGAGCGCCTTGTCATCCTCGGCCATTTCTACCAGCGGGACGAGGTCGTCAGGCACGCCGACTTCGTGGGTGATTCCTTCCAGCTTGCCAATGCGGCGCTGACCAGGCCGGACGCCGAAGCTATTGTGTTCTGCGGCGTGCATTTCATGGCGGAAACTGCTGACATTCTGTCCCGTCCCGACCAGAGCGTCATCCTGCCGAACCTTGCGGCCGGCTGTTCGATGGCGGACATGGCGGACGCCGACTCGGTGACGGATTGCTGGGAACAGCTCGAGGAGCTCTTCGGAACAGAGCCCGACGACGCCGGTCGCCAGCCGGTCATCCCGGTCACCTACATGAATTCCTCGGCAGCGCTCAAAGCATTCTGCGGCCGCTACGGCGGCATCGTCTGCACCTCATCGAACGCTGCGACAGTGCTTGAGTGGGCGTTCGAGCGGGGCCAGCGTGTGCTTTTCTTCCCGGATCAGCACCTGGGCCGCAACACAGCCAAGGCTATGGGCGTGCCGCTCGACCAGATGCCCATGTGGAATCCGCGCAAGGTGCTGGGCGGCAACACCGAGCAGGAACTGCTCGATTCACGAGTCATCCTCTGGCACGGCTTCTGCTCCGTCCACAAGCGTTTCACCGTCGACCAGATCGAGAAGGCGCGGGCTGACTACCCCGGGGTCAGGGTCATCGTGCACCCGGAATGCCCCATGCCCGTCGTGGACGCGGCGGACGAAGCCGGATCAACGGACTACATCCGGAAGGCAATCGCTGCGGCAGATCCGGGCACGGTGTTCGCGGTGGGTACGGAGATCAACATGGTGAACAGGCTTGCCGCTGAGCATCCCGAGCACACCATCTTCTGCTTGGACCCGGTCATCTGCCCGTGCTCGACCATGTACCGGATTCATCCGGGCTACCTGGCCTGGGTGCTTGAGGGGCTGGTGGCAGGAGTTGTCCACAACCAGATCGTGGTTGACTCCGAGGTGGCGGAGGTTGCACGGGTAGCGCTCGAAAGAATGCTGGCGGCCAAACCGTGA